In one Thermanaerovibrio velox DSM 12556 genomic region, the following are encoded:
- the tyrS gene encoding tyrosine--tRNA ligase, producing MSDAGRANPFDVLSRRGLVEWCSAPEGLKGLFESQMVTGYVGFDPSADSLHVGNMVPIMGLAWLQRLGHRPLAIVGGGTGLIGDPSGKSKERPLLTQDQVVHNMECIREQLALFLDFDRSPNGALIVNNYDWLKEQTLIGFLRDTGKFFTVNYMISREYIRSRLEDPDKSITYTEMSYMLLQAFDFWHLYRTYGCKLQMGGNDQQGNILAGVDLIRKKEGGQAYGFTFPLLLTSTGQKFGKSEEGAVYLSPKRTSPYKFYQFWMNVEDDSLARLFRMYTFLDEEEIDHVLEQHMRSPEKRVAQRMLAMDMTRRVHGSLVAERVARTSEILFGDCDFSSADLETVKVLEGEIPTSLADMSVGDSMVDLMALSGVCASKGEARRLLKGGGVYVNGRRIQEEHRLEDRDVLFGRYVIFRLGKKKYHLVIRRG from the coding sequence ATGAGTGATGCGGGTAGGGCGAACCCCTTCGACGTGCTGAGCCGGAGGGGTTTGGTGGAGTGGTGCAGCGCTCCGGAGGGTCTTAAGGGGCTGTTTGAGTCCCAGATGGTGACCGGGTACGTGGGATTTGATCCTTCGGCGGACAGCCTTCACGTGGGTAACATGGTGCCCATAATGGGGCTTGCTTGGCTGCAGCGCCTGGGGCATCGGCCCCTGGCGATAGTGGGAGGGGGCACCGGTCTCATAGGGGATCCCTCCGGGAAGAGCAAGGAGCGGCCGCTGCTGACCCAGGATCAGGTGGTTCACAACATGGAGTGCATCCGGGAGCAGCTTGCCCTGTTCCTGGACTTCGACCGGTCTCCCAACGGGGCGCTTATAGTTAACAACTACGACTGGCTCAAGGAACAGACCCTGATCGGATTTTTGAGGGACACGGGGAAGTTCTTCACCGTGAACTACATGATAAGCCGGGAGTACATAAGGAGCCGCCTGGAGGACCCGGACAAGTCCATAACCTACACGGAGATGTCCTACATGCTGCTTCAGGCCTTTGACTTCTGGCACCTGTACAGGACGTACGGCTGCAAGCTCCAGATGGGGGGCAACGACCAGCAGGGCAACATCCTGGCGGGGGTTGACCTGATCCGCAAGAAGGAGGGTGGCCAGGCCTACGGCTTCACGTTCCCGCTTCTCCTCACCTCCACGGGGCAGAAGTTCGGCAAGTCCGAGGAGGGGGCGGTGTATCTGTCCCCCAAGAGGACCTCCCCGTACAAGTTCTACCAGTTCTGGATGAACGTGGAGGACGATTCCCTGGCCAGGCTATTCCGGATGTACACCTTCCTCGACGAGGAGGAGATAGACCACGTGCTGGAGCAGCACATGAGGTCCCCGGAGAAGCGGGTTGCTCAGCGGATGCTTGCCATGGACATGACCCGCAGGGTGCACGGCTCCTTGGTGGCGGAGCGGGTGGCCCGAACCAGCGAGATCCTCTTCGGGGACTGTGATTTCAGCTCCGCGGACCTGGAGACCGTTAAGGTGTTGGAGGGGGAGATCCCCACGTCTTTGGCGGACATGTCGGTGGGGGACTCCATGGTGGACCTCATGGCCCTTTCCGGGGTGTGTGCCTCCAAGGGGGAGGCCCGGCGTCTTCTGAAGGGCGGCGGGGTCTACGTTAACGGCCGGAGGATCCAGGAGGAACACCGCCTGGAGGATAGGGACGTGCTCTTTGGCAGGTACGTGATCTTCCGGCTGGGGAAGAAGAAGTACCATCTGGTGATCCGGAGGGGTTAG
- a CDS encoding MBL fold metallo-hydrolase RNA specificity domain-containing protein, translating into MNLKFLGAAGEVTGSCYLLETDDYRVLVDCGIHQGKDDEDLSKSSKGGYFPFNPANIDAVLLTHAHMDHSGLIPLLSKQGFKGPVFATSATVEFCDVLWRDSAHLMREEAEWRTRKNIRKGLPPVEPLYDDDDVDRAVRLLRPVSYDEVMHLDAGFQVRFRDAGHILGSAMIEVWLGPSRDVKLVFSGDLGPMKTVMEKSPSIIEDADFVVIESTYGDRLHKDNESTREEFRAIISEALSARGKVLIPTFVVDRAQRVLYELNLFQRAYPQANSVPIFFDSPMGMRATDIYRAHPEMLSQELQAMIRGGDDPFSPRNLRHVASVDDSRSINQMSHAVVMAGSGMCTGGRIVHHLKNNLWQPSCHVIIVGYQAKGTLGRRLVEGEKVLKIAGEEVSVQAKIHTVNGFSAHGDKRDLLTWAGHFESGPLFIVTHGEPKSSEALARSLGEMGYRAIVPRRGEEINLRKADVEVVPEVMPLVPFQRSRRDEVLEALAEIASLSVGLRDKLSEGEVPKDAIPLIESSRTLLKTVERMR; encoded by the coding sequence GTGAACCTAAAATTTCTTGGGGCTGCTGGTGAGGTGACCGGGTCCTGTTACCTTCTTGAGACCGATGATTACCGGGTCCTGGTGGATTGCGGCATCCACCAGGGTAAGGACGATGAGGACCTGTCCAAGTCGTCCAAGGGGGGGTATTTCCCCTTCAATCCCGCGAACATAGATGCGGTTCTGCTGACCCATGCCCACATGGATCACAGTGGGCTGATACCCCTGCTTAGCAAGCAGGGTTTCAAGGGGCCGGTATTCGCCACCTCCGCCACGGTGGAGTTCTGCGATGTGCTCTGGCGGGACTCGGCGCACCTCATGAGGGAGGAGGCGGAGTGGCGGACTAGGAAGAACATCAGGAAGGGGCTTCCGCCGGTGGAGCCTCTTTACGATGATGACGACGTGGATAGGGCCGTGAGGCTCTTGAGGCCCGTGTCCTACGACGAGGTCATGCACCTTGATGCGGGGTTCCAGGTCCGCTTCAGGGATGCGGGGCACATACTGGGCAGCGCCATGATAGAGGTGTGGCTTGGTCCCTCAAGGGACGTGAAGCTGGTGTTCTCTGGGGATCTGGGTCCCATGAAGACCGTGATGGAGAAGAGCCCCTCGATCATAGAGGATGCGGACTTCGTGGTGATAGAGTCCACCTACGGGGATCGTCTGCACAAGGACAACGAGAGCACCCGGGAGGAGTTCAGGGCCATAATATCCGAGGCCCTGAGCGCCCGGGGGAAGGTTTTGATCCCCACGTTCGTGGTGGACCGGGCCCAGCGGGTGCTTTACGAGCTGAACCTGTTTCAGAGGGCCTATCCCCAGGCCAACTCGGTTCCCATATTCTTCGATTCCCCCATGGGTATGAGGGCCACGGACATATACAGAGCCCACCCGGAGATGCTGTCCCAGGAGCTCCAGGCCATGATAAGGGGAGGGGACGACCCGTTCTCCCCCAGGAACTTGAGGCACGTGGCGTCGGTGGATGACAGCCGGTCCATAAACCAGATGTCCCATGCGGTGGTCATGGCGGGTAGCGGCATGTGTACCGGTGGCAGGATAGTGCACCATCTGAAGAACAACCTCTGGCAGCCGTCGTGTCATGTGATCATAGTGGGTTACCAGGCCAAGGGCACCCTGGGGAGGCGCCTGGTGGAGGGTGAGAAGGTCCTCAAGATAGCCGGGGAGGAGGTAAGCGTTCAGGCCAAGATCCACACGGTGAACGGGTTCTCCGCCCACGGGGATAAGAGGGATCTCTTGACCTGGGCGGGGCACTTCGAGTCGGGGCCGCTTTTCATAGTCACCCATGGGGAGCCCAAGTCCTCTGAGGCCTTGGCGAGGTCCCTTGGGGAGATGGGGTACCGGGCCATAGTCCCAAGGCGCGGCGAGGAGATAAACCTGCGGAAGGCGGACGTGGAGGTCGTACCGGAGGTGATGCCGCTGGTGCCGTTCCAGAGGAGTCGGAGGGACGAGGTCCTGGAGGCCTTGGCGGAGATAGCCTCCCTCTCGGTGGGTTTGAGGGACAAGCTGTCCGAGGGTGAGGTGCCCAAGGACGCGATCCCCCTAATAGAGTCCTCCAGGACCCTTCTTAAGACCGTTGAGAGGATGCGCTAG
- a CDS encoding histidine kinase gives MFRTFRRPLLPILFGLMFLMSASVVGAAFVGFVKARDALESVSRSYVMSLSYGVAERVRFALADPFRVHRGPMGFMGMRRLIRDLTVPGIVAVVDYQGQVLAGSPGSEGLVELWVKGLPVGQAVEARDSSGERYTVAVTPVDGGVFVIAAVPWGQLMGPMVRFSQLWPVIMVFLGLMGLGGMFLMGRWVVAPLRRLSQEVLSLRLGEEVPSVGPSGGVWEIEELKSAIRGLAEEAVRASALDRSYVNDLIRVQEEEKERVSREIHDGPLQTVTALMQRIRLAMRFIDDVPRAAEELRRAEEAARECVRELRELCDHLAPPWVELGNEQALQELALRLRSQWGVEIQLDVHGLEKLGEDKTLPLMRIVQEAVNNGCRHGGARSFKIGTFEENGVFCFYIRDDGSGFVPPKEFKSLRVSGHRGLANMMERAALMGAELQVISSPGGGCEVRCLFGV, from the coding sequence ATGTTCCGTACCTTTCGCCGTCCCCTTCTGCCCATCCTCTTTGGCCTCATGTTCCTAATGTCCGCCTCGGTGGTGGGGGCTGCTTTTGTGGGTTTCGTAAAGGCCCGGGATGCCCTGGAGTCCGTGTCCCGGTCGTACGTTATGAGCCTCTCCTACGGGGTGGCGGAGCGGGTGAGGTTTGCCCTTGCGGATCCCTTCAGGGTTCACAGGGGGCCCATGGGTTTCATGGGCATGCGGCGCCTCATAAGGGATTTAACGGTTCCGGGCATCGTGGCGGTGGTGGACTATCAGGGGCAGGTGTTGGCGGGCTCCCCTGGTTCCGAGGGTTTGGTGGAGCTTTGGGTCAAGGGGCTTCCGGTGGGGCAGGCGGTGGAGGCCCGGGACAGCTCCGGTGAGCGCTACACTGTGGCGGTCACTCCGGTGGACGGTGGGGTTTTCGTCATAGCGGCGGTGCCCTGGGGGCAGCTGATGGGTCCGATGGTGAGGTTCTCCCAGCTGTGGCCGGTGATCATGGTGTTCCTTGGTCTTATGGGCCTTGGGGGGATGTTCCTCATGGGCCGTTGGGTGGTGGCGCCCTTGAGACGTCTGAGCCAGGAGGTCTTGTCCTTAAGGCTTGGGGAGGAGGTGCCATCGGTGGGACCTTCCGGTGGGGTTTGGGAGATAGAGGAGCTCAAGTCCGCCATAAGGGGTCTTGCGGAGGAGGCGGTGAGGGCTTCCGCCCTGGACAGGAGCTACGTTAACGACCTAATAAGGGTGCAGGAGGAGGAGAAGGAGCGGGTTTCCCGGGAGATCCACGACGGTCCCCTGCAGACTGTAACGGCCCTCATGCAGCGGATAAGGCTGGCCATGCGGTTCATAGACGACGTTCCCAGGGCTGCGGAGGAGCTCAGGAGGGCGGAGGAGGCGGCTCGGGAGTGCGTTAGGGAGCTCAGGGAGCTTTGCGACCATCTGGCCCCTCCATGGGTTGAGCTGGGGAATGAACAGGCCTTGCAGGAGCTGGCCTTGAGGCTCAGGTCCCAATGGGGGGTTGAGATCCAGCTGGACGTCCATGGCCTTGAGAAACTTGGAGAGGACAAGACCCTCCCCCTAATGAGGATAGTTCAGGAGGCGGTTAACAACGGCTGCCGCCATGGGGGGGCTAGAAGTTTCAAGATTGGGACGTTTGAGGAAAATGGGGTTTTCTGCTTTTATATAAGGGACGACGGTAGTGGTTTTGTTCCGCCTAAGGAATTTAAGTCCCTTAGGGTATCGGGTCACCGGGGACTTGCGAACATGATGGAGAGGGCTGCCCTGATGGGGGCGGAGCTCCAGGTCATATCGTCCCCCGGCGGTGGTTGCGAGGTTCGCTGTTTGTTCGGCGTATGA
- a CDS encoding helix-turn-helix transcriptional regulator, translated as MSSGRLFLDLEASDLVASDPVEDLSQREREVLLMASKGLSSKEIASRLIISDRTVQAHLASVYQKLGARNKTEALLLGLKHGFMTLDQLLAPDQEEG; from the coding sequence GTGAGCTCCGGCCGTCTTTTCTTGGACCTGGAGGCGTCGGACCTTGTGGCCTCCGACCCGGTGGAGGACCTCTCCCAGCGGGAGAGGGAGGTGCTGCTCATGGCGTCCAAGGGGCTGTCCAGCAAGGAGATAGCCTCGAGGCTCATAATAAGCGACCGTACCGTCCAGGCCCATCTGGCGTCGGTATACCAGAAGCTGGGTGCCAGGAACAAGACGGAGGCGCTTCTTCTGGGGCTCAAGCATGGGTTCATGACCTTGGACCAGCTCCTCGCCCCTGACCAGGAGGAGGGTTGA
- a CDS encoding HDIG domain-containing metalloprotein translates to MTREEGLALLRAHNRDESHMRHALAVEAAMRHMARAMGGDEEVWGLAGLLHDLDWEECPDRHGEACVKWLEEAGVDREIIRAVQAHAFELTGVEPVTPMEKVLYGVDELTGFVMAVALVRPSRSLADLEVKSLKKKWKDKAFARGVDRSVIERGAEMLEMPLERLMEEVVAALRPVESQLGLGGE, encoded by the coding sequence TTGACCAGGGAAGAGGGGTTGGCGCTTTTAAGGGCCCACAACCGGGACGAGTCTCATATGAGGCATGCCCTGGCGGTTGAGGCCGCCATGAGGCACATGGCCCGTGCGATGGGTGGCGACGAGGAGGTGTGGGGGCTTGCGGGGCTTCTGCACGACCTGGACTGGGAGGAGTGCCCGGACCGTCACGGGGAGGCTTGTGTTAAGTGGCTGGAGGAGGCGGGGGTTGACCGGGAGATAATAAGGGCGGTTCAGGCCCATGCCTTTGAGCTCACCGGTGTGGAGCCGGTGACGCCGATGGAGAAGGTCCTTTACGGGGTGGACGAGCTCACCGGTTTCGTCATGGCGGTGGCCCTGGTAAGGCCTTCCAGGTCGCTGGCGGATCTGGAGGTCAAGTCTCTCAAGAAGAAGTGGAAGGACAAGGCCTTCGCCCGGGGGGTTGACCGGTCGGTCATCGAGAGAGGTGCTGAGATGCTGGAGATGCCCTTGGAGCGGCTGATGGAAGAGGTGGTGGCGGCCTTGAGGCCCGTGGAGTCCCAGCTGGGGTTGGGAGGGGAATGA
- a CDS encoding deoxycytidylate deaminase yields MDVRRLDTRPSWDEYFMGIAEQVATRSTCLRRSVGAVLVRDQYIVSTGYNGAPRGTAHCLEVGCLREALGIPSGQRHEICRGSHGEINAICQAAAMGVSTKGSTLYCTHEPCAFCTKALIGAGIREVVFLHPYPDELARSLRAEAGILVRVMARS; encoded by the coding sequence GTGGATGTGCGTCGGTTGGACACCAGGCCTAGTTGGGACGAGTACTTCATGGGCATAGCGGAGCAGGTGGCCACCAGGAGCACCTGTCTTAGGCGTTCGGTGGGGGCGGTTTTGGTCAGGGACCAGTACATAGTGAGCACCGGTTACAACGGTGCCCCCAGGGGGACCGCCCACTGTCTGGAGGTGGGTTGTCTTAGGGAGGCGCTGGGGATCCCTTCGGGGCAGCGGCACGAGATCTGCCGGGGGTCCCACGGGGAGATAAACGCCATATGCCAGGCCGCTGCGATGGGGGTGTCCACCAAGGGTTCAACCCTGTACTGCACCCACGAGCCCTGTGCGTTTTGCACCAAGGCGCTCATTGGAGCTGGGATCAGGGAGGTGGTGTTCTTGCACCCCTACCCGGATGAGCTGGCCCGCTCGCTGAGGGCGGAGGCGGGGATACTGGTGAGGGTCATGGCTCGGTCCTGA
- a CDS encoding chemotaxis protein CheV: MQDEKILTEVGTNEWQVVVFMLGSQPFAINVDKTREILRWTGVRPVPKSHPAMRGITTIRGEVIPLVDLRIYLNIESPLPDEQSKIIVAEFNRMKLGFVVDAVDRIYRISAEELDSSLTGTFLGENALYVIKRDGRNILLLDYERIVQIVNPQMAEFFKMDSEHAKKVTSVLGDPNSYKILVAEDSPLIRRLIQDALAEGGFHNVELVGHGKAAWDRLNDEDDHFDLLITDIEMPKMDGLALTRLVKESPRLKDLPVVVFSSIVAEDIKRKAQSVGADAQISKPEIPFMVETVARLLKERE, encoded by the coding sequence ATGCAGGACGAGAAGATCCTGACCGAAGTGGGCACCAACGAGTGGCAGGTGGTTGTTTTCATGCTGGGCAGCCAGCCCTTTGCCATCAACGTGGACAAGACCAGGGAGATCCTTCGTTGGACCGGGGTGAGGCCGGTGCCCAAGTCCCACCCGGCCATGAGGGGGATAACTACCATCCGGGGAGAGGTGATCCCGCTGGTGGACCTGAGGATATACCTCAACATCGAATCCCCCCTGCCGGACGAGCAGAGCAAGATAATAGTGGCGGAGTTCAACCGGATGAAGCTTGGGTTCGTGGTGGACGCGGTGGACCGCATATACCGCATAAGCGCCGAGGAGCTTGACTCGTCCCTCACCGGCACGTTCCTTGGGGAGAACGCCCTGTACGTGATAAAGAGGGACGGCCGTAACATACTGCTGCTTGACTACGAGCGGATAGTCCAGATAGTTAACCCCCAGATGGCGGAGTTCTTCAAGATGGACTCGGAGCACGCCAAGAAGGTCACGTCCGTGCTTGGGGACCCCAACAGCTACAAGATACTGGTGGCGGAGGACTCCCCCTTGATAAGGCGTCTCATCCAGGACGCCCTGGCGGAGGGGGGCTTCCACAACGTGGAGCTGGTGGGTCACGGTAAGGCCGCGTGGGACAGGCTGAACGACGAGGATGACCACTTCGACCTGCTCATCACCGACATAGAGATGCCCAAGATGGACGGGCTGGCCCTGACCCGTCTCGTCAAGGAGTCCCCTAGGCTTAAGGACCTGCCGGTGGTGGTGTTCTCGTCCATAGTGGCGGAGGACATCAAGCGGAAGGCCCAGAGCGTGGGGGCGGACGCCCAGATCTCCAAGCCGGAGATCCCGTTCATGGTGGAGACCGTGGCCAGGCTTCTGAAGGAGAGGGAGTAG
- a CDS encoding Ppx/GppA phosphatase family protein has product MEQKHVGFFDIGTNSVRLMVVRFNGPDFTVVNLQREMIRLGEGEFPECRITQEAMDRCVTVCGRLVRLLESYGPNEKVAVATSATRDAENSEVLIERLKEEAGLEVSVISGLEEARLIYLGVSRNVHMGEGNYLFMDIGGGSTELVVGDREEHKFLDSLKLGAIRLTDLFVESPSAPIGEEVYRRIKGHVRDSSVRALQRIGGLGPLVGGYGSSGTLLNLADMCAIKRKDGVRRITLEPLREVLRELRGMDGSSRRGYPGIQPERADIIVAGGAIVETIMEETGVPYLEATDRGLRDGLLLDYLERTMGGGSSVREMSVLRLGRLCHFDEEHAFRVRDLALGLFDSARAEGLHGLGDQDRQLLGYAAMLHDVGMFISFSNHHLHSHYIISNSDMLGFQREELKLMAVLAMYHRKKSPRKKHQQFRELSPEQQGRVKVLSLFLRLAETLDRSHTGSVRSARFKEHRKGKVEMEIYSGGECQFEVWGLLAHQESFRDVFKRHLAFRVYPC; this is encoded by the coding sequence ATGGAACAGAAGCACGTGGGGTTCTTTGACATAGGGACCAACTCGGTGAGGCTCATGGTGGTGCGGTTTAATGGGCCGGATTTCACGGTGGTGAACCTCCAGAGGGAGATGATACGCCTTGGGGAGGGGGAGTTCCCGGAATGTCGCATAACCCAGGAGGCCATGGATCGGTGCGTGACGGTATGCGGCCGGCTGGTGCGGCTCTTGGAGTCCTACGGGCCCAACGAGAAGGTGGCGGTGGCCACGTCCGCCACCAGGGACGCGGAGAACTCGGAGGTCCTCATAGAGCGCCTTAAGGAGGAGGCGGGCCTTGAGGTGAGCGTCATATCGGGCCTGGAGGAGGCCCGGCTGATATACCTTGGCGTGTCGAGGAACGTGCACATGGGGGAGGGCAACTACCTCTTCATGGACATAGGGGGAGGCAGCACCGAGCTGGTGGTGGGCGACCGGGAGGAGCATAAGTTCCTGGACAGCCTGAAGCTGGGGGCCATAAGGCTCACAGACCTCTTCGTGGAGTCCCCTTCGGCTCCGATCGGAGAGGAAGTGTACCGCAGGATAAAGGGGCATGTCCGGGACTCGTCGGTTCGAGCTCTTCAGAGGATAGGGGGGCTAGGTCCTCTAGTCGGGGGTTACGGCAGCTCCGGTACGCTCCTCAACCTGGCGGATATGTGCGCCATAAAGCGCAAGGACGGGGTTCGCCGCATAACCCTGGAGCCCTTGCGGGAGGTGCTCCGGGAGCTTCGGGGTATGGACGGGAGCTCCCGCCGTGGGTATCCGGGCATTCAGCCCGAGAGGGCGGACATAATAGTGGCCGGGGGTGCCATAGTGGAGACCATAATGGAGGAGACCGGGGTGCCTTACCTGGAGGCCACGGACCGGGGGCTTCGGGACGGACTGCTGCTGGACTACCTGGAGCGCACCATGGGAGGGGGCTCCTCGGTACGGGAGATGAGCGTGCTCCGTTTGGGAAGGCTGTGCCACTTCGACGAGGAGCACGCCTTTCGGGTGAGGGACCTGGCCCTTGGTCTCTTCGACTCCGCCAGGGCGGAGGGGCTTCACGGCCTTGGGGACCAGGACCGTCAGCTGCTTGGGTACGCCGCCATGCTTCACGACGTTGGCATGTTCATATCCTTTTCGAACCACCATCTGCACAGCCATTACATAATAAGCAACTCCGACATGTTGGGTTTTCAGCGGGAGGAGCTTAAACTGATGGCGGTGTTGGCCATGTACCACCGGAAGAAGTCGCCGCGGAAGAAGCACCAGCAGTTCAGGGAGCTCTCCCCGGAGCAGCAGGGCCGGGTTAAGGTGCTGTCCCTGTTTCTGCGGTTGGCGGAGACGCTGGACCGGAGCCACACGGGGTCCGTGAGGTCCGCCCGGTTCAAGGAGCACCGGAAGGGCAAGGTGGAGATGGAGATATACTCCGGCGGGGAGTGCCAGTTCGAGGTATGGGGGCTTTTGGCCCACCAGGAGTCCTTCCGGGACGTGTTCAAGAGGCATCTCGCCTTCAGGGTTTACCCGTGCTAA
- a CDS encoding HD domain-containing protein yields the protein MKDLDFVLDWAMKALPDGVEREHPVSVRRLALKIFDDLSELHRLGRKSRLALELASLLHDVGLSRGEAGHHKSSYEMIMGMDLPLAGKGPLVAAAARYHRKALPSKDHREFRRLSKKDRRRLVWIAGILRLADALDADRKGAERKVRCSALKDRVVMAVAKPVSPTVMMAMERKKDLFVLASGRSLIVRWV from the coding sequence GTGAAGGATCTGGATTTCGTGCTTGATTGGGCCATGAAGGCCTTGCCTGATGGGGTGGAGAGGGAGCACCCGGTTTCGGTGAGACGCCTGGCCCTTAAGATCTTCGACGACCTGTCGGAGTTGCACCGCCTTGGCCGCAAGAGCCGGTTGGCGTTGGAGCTGGCGTCGCTGCTTCACGACGTGGGGTTGTCGCGGGGTGAGGCGGGGCACCACAAGAGTTCCTACGAGATGATAATGGGCATGGACCTGCCCCTTGCGGGCAAGGGGCCCTTGGTGGCCGCCGCCGCCAGGTACCACCGGAAGGCGCTTCCTTCCAAGGACCACCGGGAGTTTCGCAGGCTTTCCAAGAAGGACCGGCGGAGGTTGGTTTGGATAGCGGGGATCCTGAGGCTGGCGGACGCCCTTGATGCGGACCGCAAGGGGGCGGAGAGGAAGGTGCGCTGCTCCGCCTTGAAGGATCGGGTGGTGATGGCGGTGGCCAAGCCCGTGTCCCCCACGGTGATGATGGCGATGGAACGGAAGAAGGACCTTTTCGTGCTTGCATCGGGCAGGAGCCTGATAGTGAGGTGGGTGTGA
- a CDS encoding CHAD domain-containing protein — translation MRLGVRFCAGVLRSRLKAVRAEVPGVRENRDVEALHRMRVASRRARVALWLFGPLLDLPDEKSSGLKGLTGELGRARDLDVQGEWLKSFAEEVGEPYAPGVKRFLLRINQRRLKEQKRVLHVMDWLEGSSGLCLLEDPLEEMMLSPDRDCGVPGRLAFGVSVMARRVVELGAYLPGDSPDMHHRMRIRVKVLRYGLEICSSALGEEAVSPLLEPLKALQRELGREHDGLVWASLAERYLEKERKLTLEYFGHTRPLGRLAKGFLKVKEDRLEDSARGLEAARRLYGGLLSEGFFDRLLSLAGSMAEVGA, via the coding sequence GTGAGGCTTGGGGTTAGGTTCTGTGCCGGAGTGTTGAGGAGCCGGCTCAAGGCGGTGAGGGCCGAGGTGCCTGGGGTCCGGGAGAACCGGGACGTGGAGGCGCTGCATCGGATGAGGGTGGCCTCAAGGCGCGCCCGGGTGGCCCTCTGGCTCTTCGGGCCTCTTCTGGACCTGCCCGACGAGAAGTCCTCGGGGCTAAAGGGGCTTACGGGGGAGCTGGGCAGGGCCAGGGACCTGGACGTCCAGGGGGAGTGGTTAAAGTCCTTCGCCGAGGAGGTGGGGGAGCCCTATGCCCCGGGGGTTAAGAGGTTCCTTTTGAGGATAAACCAGAGGCGCCTTAAGGAGCAGAAGCGGGTTTTGCATGTGATGGACTGGCTTGAGGGGTCTTCCGGGCTCTGCCTCCTGGAGGACCCGCTGGAGGAGATGATGTTGTCCCCTGACCGGGATTGCGGGGTCCCGGGGAGGCTGGCGTTTGGGGTGAGCGTGATGGCGAGGAGGGTCGTGGAGCTTGGGGCGTACCTTCCCGGGGACTCGCCGGACATGCATCACCGGATGAGGATAAGGGTGAAGGTCCTGCGGTACGGCCTTGAGATATGCTCCTCAGCCCTGGGGGAGGAGGCGGTTTCGCCTTTGTTGGAGCCCCTCAAGGCCCTGCAGCGGGAGCTTGGGCGGGAGCACGACGGGCTCGTTTGGGCGTCCCTCGCGGAGCGGTACCTCGAGAAGGAGAGGAAGCTCACGCTGGAGTACTTCGGCCACACAAGGCCCTTGGGAAGGCTGGCCAAGGGGTTTCTCAAGGTAAAGGAGGACCGGCTGGAGGATTCCGCAAGGGGGCTGGAGGCCGCCAGGAGGCTTTACGGGGGGCTTCTGTCCGAGGGGTTCTTCGACCGTCTGTTATCCCTTGCGGGTTCAATGGCGGAGGTGGGAGCGTGA